The stretch of DNA CCGCTTGGGCTGCTGACGGCGCAGCTGCTCGATGCCGGCGGCGCGGCCGGACCGGACAAACTCGTCGAGCAGGCTCGCCGTTGCGGCGCGGGCCAGATAGTCCGACGCGGCGGATTCGGTCAGCGCCAGCGCCTCTTCGTCGACGATGATTGCTTCCAGCGTGGTTTCCTCGCCCTCGGCACCGGTCGCGGAGGCATGGAGCGAAATCGTCGTCGCCTCGACCTTCTTGGCCGACGGCCGCTGGTCGGTCATCAGGCGGAAGCGCAGGCTCTGCAGCTCGCCGCGGATCTGCCAGTTCACGAAGGTGGTGAACTGCGCCTTTTCCGGCTCATAGGCCTGGATGGCGCGGTGCACGGCAATCGCGCAGCACTGTTCGGCATCGTCCCAGTGCGCGGTCAGCCCGTACTGGCGGATGAAATGGCGGATGCGCGGCGCGATCAGCTTCAGGATGCGCATGAACGCGCGGTCGACATTGGCGCGCTGGCGAGCGGTCTGCCGCTCTTCGCCCTTGGGCGTGTTTTCCAGAACGATGGCAACAGCTTCTTCGAGCGCGATGGTCGTCTTCGACATGAGATTTGGAACCCCCATTCCAATCCGCTCGGGCTGTCCCGGCGGCGTGACGAGGGCATTGATCGCAGCTATCCTTTAACGACCTCCCAGAATATGGTTACGGAGAATTACCTATCCTATAATCATGCCGCTCGGAATGGCCCTGCCGGGTGCATCTCGCCGGTCAGAACGAGCTGATAAAAAGCGTTTTTTCAGCATCCTGGCGAAAGCGCCTGCGGATCCGGGCAGCGGCGCGGCTCTCCGCAAACAAGGCGCGATCCAGCACCGGCCAGTGCCCGGATCGGGGCGAAAACAGGCCCGACTCCGGCGCGTGGCGGCGGTGCGGCGCCCGCGATCCGTTCAGAAATGCAGCGGATGTTAACGCGAACGTCCGCCCCCGGACGCCCGGCGCGCGGTGCACACACGGCCAAGCCCGGACGTCCCCGACAGTCATGCGCGATGCATCCACCCGATCGCTCCCCGCACCGGTTTCTTTTCCGTTATAGAGCGGACGAACCGCCGGACGGCGTTTTGCGGCCGAAATCAGCAGTCAGCCGCGTCGGCAACCGGCGGTTGCGGCGCGTTGCTGCTTGCCCGGCCCCGGTCCGGTCGGGCGATCGGATCAGCCCGCGAAGCGCGCGGGATCGATATGACGGTCGACAAAGCCGAGCAGCCAGTCGCGGTGCGCGGCGGTCGCCTGGCCGGCCTCGGCGATGCGCGCAGCCGCAGCGCCGCCGCCAATCTGGGCGACCAGCAGCTTTTCCGCCCGCGCCGCGGGCAGCCCGCCCATGCTCAGGAACCTGACCGCATCGCCCGCGCCCAGATGGTGGCCGAGATAGGCGGCGCGGGCGATTTCGGCCATGCCATCACCGATCCGCACCCCGGCTGCCTGCAGCCGGTCGAGGTTGCGGCGCGCATAATCGGCGGTTGCCTCGATCGCGGCGCGCGCATCATAGCGCAGCGCCAGCAGGTCCGAGCGCGCCGCGGCGACGACGCGCCCGCCCTCGTCCAGCCAGCCGCGTTCATGCGCGGCGCGGTTGAGCCAGGTGCCGGGGCGCTCCGCCTCGCCTTCCCAGGTGCCGGCCAGAAACTGGCCGAGCCCGGCCGCACTCGACCGGGGATTGCGGCTGTGGGTGTTCCAGCTGCCGTCGCGCTTCTTCGCGGCCTCCGCATCGATGATCGCAGCGAGCGCGGGCGCGGGCAGGCCGGTGCGGGCAGCGGCAGAGTCGATGGCGGCGGCATGGCGCGCATTGGGGCCAAGGCCGGACGGCGCGGCCGCGCTGCGGCGGCCATCGGCATCGGCGGTGCCGGAATCGGCGCGGCCGGGGGCGCGATCGGGCACCGGCCCGGCAACCGGCTGCGGCACCGGCGCGGCAAAGTTTTCAGGCAGCAGCTGCTGGGGCCCCCGCGCGCGCCCGGCGGCCTCGGGCAGGCCCGCCGACAGCGCATCGATCAGCGAATCGAGATCGAACCCGCCGGCACTGGCAAGCGTGCTCGCCCCCGCCTGCCCCTCGCCATCGCGGTCCCCGCTGCCGAGCGCGGCGCGCCACAGCCGGCTGGTCATCTCGCTCTTGGCGCTCGCATAGATGAACGCCGCCCGCTCGGCCGGGGCGAGTGCCTTCAGATCGGGGCGGACGATCATGGCCGGCGTTGCCGGGCCGCGCGCCGGGCGCGGGCGACGCGCAGCAGCCCGGCGGCGGCGCGGTCATCATCCTCCGCCTGTTCGGCGGCGGCGGCGGCCTGACGCATCGTCGCCGCAAACTTGTCGGCGGCGCTCTCCACGGCCTTCAGTGACCCATAGGCCTCGCGCGCACGGGCGCGCAGCTGATCGAGCTGCCGGTCGGCGGCGGCGCGGTCGGCGGCCAGCCGCGCGCGTTCGTCGCGCATCCGCAGGAAGTAACGGTTCTCGGGCAGGCGCCAGTCCGCGGCCGCCACACGGTGCTCGGCCTGGATCGCGGCCTGCACCTCGGTCGTGCGGCGGTGCAGCCGGTCTGCGGTCTCAAGCGCCACGCTGATTTCGACCTTGATCTGGTCAACCGTGCGCTGCTGGATGGTGAGCGCGGCGTGATAAGGCGTCTTCATGCCGCCTCGCGCATCAGGTCATCGGGCTGGCCGGCCGGATCAGGCGCGCCATCCGCCCCCGCCCAGTCCGCGCCCTGCGCCGCGTCCTCTTCGGCGTCCGCGTCGGCGGTGCCGATGATCTCGCCCAGCGCGGCAAAGGTCGCGCCGGCCCATCCGCGATCATCCTTGCCCTGATTGATCAGCGCCTCGATCGCCGGGGCCAGTGCGATCGCCTGATCGACCTCGGGGCTGGCGCCGGCCTTGTACGCGCCCAGCCGGACCATGTCCTCCATGTCCTGATAAAGCGACATCAGCCGCCGCGCCTCGATCCGCGCGGCGTTTTCCGCCGGGCTGTGCGCATGGGGCAAGGTGCGGCTGACCGATTTCAGCACGTCGATGGCCGGATAGCGGCCGCGCTCGGCGATCCGCCGGCTCATCACGACATGGCCGTCCAGAATGCCGCGCACGGCATCGGCCACCGGTTCATTGTGATCGTCGCCATCGACCAGCACGGTGAACAGGCCGGTGATCGATCCCTGGCCCGGCCGCCCCGGGCCGGCGCGTTCGAGCAGGCGCGGCAGTTCGGCAAACACGGTCGGCGTATAGCCCTTGGTCGCCGGCGGCTCGCCGCTCGCCAGCCCGATCTCGCGCTGCGCCATCGCAAAGCGGGTGACCGAATCCATCAGGCACAGCACGTGCAGCCCCTGGTCGCGGAAATATTCGGCGATGGCGAGGGTGGTCCACGCCGCCTGACGGCGCATCAGCGCCGGTTCGTCCGATGTCGCGACGACGACGACGCTGCGCGCCAGACCCTCCGGTCCCAGATCATCCTCGACAAATTCCTGCACCTCGCGGCCGCGCTCGCCGATCAGGCCGATCACCGCGACATCGCACGCCGTCCAGCGCGCCAGCATCGACAGCAGCACCGACTTGCCGACGCCCGAACCGGCGAACAGCCCCAGCCGCTGGCCCGCGCACAAAGGCGCGAACACGTCGAGCGCGCGCACCCCGGTTTCGATCTTCGCCCCCACCCGCGCGCGTTCGGCGGCGGCGGGCGGCATCGCCTTGATCGGCCGCGCCTCGGCTCCCGCAATCGGCGCCGGGCGGCCGTCAATCGGCCGCCCCAGCCCGTCGACCATGCGGCCGAGCCAGGCGGTCGACGGGCGGAGCACGAACTGGCCGGCGACCAGATCGGCGCGCGCGCCCGAGGCAATGCCCTGCGGGTCGCGGAACGACAGGCAATGGGCGATGTCATGATCCAGGCCGGTCACTTCGGCCTCGACCAGCCCGTCGGCACCGGCAATCGACAGCCGCGACCCGATGCGCGCGGCCCCGGCCAGCCCGGCCACCTCGATCAGCGCGCCGCGCACGCCGACGACCTTGCCGAAACGCAGATCGGGATCGAGCGTGGCGACCGACTGGGCCAGCGCCGACAGGTCGCGCAGCATGTCAGGCCGCCTGTTCCGGCTGCGCGTCGGCCAGCAGCTCGTCCTCCAGCCGCATCAGCTGGCGGCAATCGCCGAGCGCACGATAATATTGCATGGCCGCGACGTTGCGCGCGAAACTCATCGTCGCGACGCTGGCCTCAGGCGTCCTGAGCAGCGCCGACACATTGCGCAGCGCCTCGATGATCCGGTCCTGGTGCGCCTCGCTGCTTTCGGCATCGATATAGGCCATCATCGTGTGGAAATAGAGCAGGCGGGCCGGGGTATCGGCCTCGGCCGGGCTCATGATCTCGCGCCCGCGCAGGATCGCCGCCTTGGATTCGACGGCCAGCTCGGTGCGGCCGACCGCGCTCAACACCGCGCCGTTCACGATCACCTTTTCGCCGGGCCGGAGTGAAATGCGGAGGGTCATGCTGCAATCCTTCAGTCTGTCCCCTCTCCTATAGGACGAACATGGGGCGAACGGCGGCATGTGCGGCAATATTTGCCTAGGCCCGGCGGAATTTGCCGCCCCGCACCCGGCCGGCACGGCCCGGGAAAAAAGCCGTGGCAACCGCATTTTGGTCGCCCCCACCCCCCTCCTATAATGGTGAATGCAGGCGGGCGACGAGCGCCCGACATGTCCCAGGAGACCTCTTTTGAGCCTCTTTTCCGCTCTTTATGCCGGCGTGTCCGGCCTCGGCGCCAAATCGAGCGCGATGGCAACCGTCGCCGACAACATCACCAACATCAACACCGTCGGCTATAAAGGCGTGACGACAGAGTTCCGCACGCTCGTGACCGACGGCCGGCTGCGCTCCAGCTATTCGGCCGGCGGCGTCGCCGCCGCACCGCAGGCGCTGATCTCCAAGCAGGGCCTGCTCCAGGCGTCGGCCAGCGAGACCGATCTGGGCATTGACGGGGCCGGCTTCTTCGTCGTGCGCACCGGCTCGGACCGCGATGCCGACATCGCCTTCACCCGCGCCGGATCGTTCAAGCCCGACCTTGACGGCTTCATGCGCAACACCAGCGGCTTCTATCTGCAGGGCTGGCGGCTCGACGCCCAGGGCCAGTTCGTCAACACCGGCAACACCAACGCGCTTGAGCCGGTGCGGCTGAGCGAGCTGACCGGTTCGGCGGCGCCGACGACGCGGGTCCAGTTCCGCGCCAATCTCCAGTCGGACCAGGTGCCGTTTGCCGGCACCTATGCGGCGGGCAACATGGCCGCAGGCACGGTGACGCCGCATTTCCAGCGCGCCTTCGACGTGTTCGATTCGCAGGGCAGCGCGCACCGCATCAACTTTGCCTATCTGAAGACCGGCCCGAACACCTGGCGCAGCGAAATCTATGCGGTGCCGGCGAGCGACGTGACGGCGGCGGGCGGCCTGCTCGCCAGCGGCACCGTCGCCTTCAACCCCGATGGCAGCCTCAACCTTGCCGGCTCGACGCCCGCGCTGTTCGCGCCGCTGTCGGTCAGCTGGACCAACGGCGCGGGGTCGCAGCCGATCAACCTGGCGCTCGGCAGCAATGGCGGGCTCGACGGCCTGACCCAGTTCGGGGCCACCTCGTCGCTGATCTCCTCGTCGGTCGATGGCGGCCTGCTCGGCAACATCGCCTCGGTCGAAGTGTCGAAGGAAGGCGTGGTCAGCGCGATCTTCGAGGACGGCACGGCCCGGCGGGTGTTCCAGCTGCCGATCGCCACCTTCCAGAACCCCGACGGGCTGAACCGGCTGACCGGCAACGCCTTCGCCGTGTCCGGCGCTTCGGGTTCGGCGGCGATCAACACGCCCGGCGCGCTCGGCGCGGGGACGATCGCGGCCAACACGCTTGAAGCGTCGAACGTCGATCTGGCGCAGGAGTTCACCAACATGATCCGTTTCCAGCGCGCCTACAGCGCGTCGTCCAAGATCATCACGACCGTGGACGACATGCTGCAGGAACTGAGCAACCTGAAGCGCTGATCTGACCCCCGATCCGCGCGCACGTCCCCCGCCCGACAGCCAGAGGCCTGAAACACCGTGTCCCTGAACGATATTCTCGGCTCCGCACTTTCCGGCCTCGGCGCGGCGCAGGCGGGCCTGCGCGCGGCTTCGAACAACATCGCCAATGTCAGCACGCCCGGCTATGCCCGCGAGCGGGTGAATCTGGCGACCAGCGTCACCTCGGGCCGCATTACCGGCGTGCGGGTCAGCGAGCCGGAGCGTGTCGCCGACCGCTTCCTCGAGGCCAATGTCTATCGGCGCCAGGGCGATTTCGGCCGGTCGGAAGTGGTCGCCAATTATCTCAACCGGCTTCAGTCGCTGCTCGGCGCGCCGGGGATGAATCGGGCCTTCCCGCCCGGCTCGACGCCATCGGCGCGGCAGCCGTGGCGATGACCGGTTCGGCCTCGACCGAACAGACGGTGCGCAACTTCACCGCCAATGTGCAGGACGCGCTGGTGTCGATGCAGCAGGTGTCGCGCGACGTGTCGGTGCTCAAGACCGACGTCGAATCCGAGGTCGGCTACACGATCGACACGATCAACAACCTGCTGCGGCGCATCTCCGACCTGAACGACACCGTGTCGCGCGCCGCATCCCAGGGCCGCGCAACCGGCGGGGCGACCGATCTGCGCATGACCGCGGTCGAGGAACTCGCCAGCCTGATCAAGGTCACGGTGCGCGAAATGCCCGACGGGCGGCTCAACATCGAAACCGCAGGCGGCGTCGCGCTGGTCGACAAGCGTCTGCGCCAGCTGTCCTATCCGGTCGGCGACGGCGTCGATCAGCCGGTCTATCCGCCCATCGACATCCGCTTCGTCGAGGAAGATGGCAGCATGGGCCCGCTGACCGGCGAGCGTCTGGACGGCCCCGCGATCGGTGGCAAGCTGGGCGGGCTGATCGATCTGCGCGACCGGGCGCTGCCCGCCTTTGGCGAGGAAGTCGGCACGCTGTTCGGCGGCCTTGCCGAAACGCTCAATGCCGTCGCCAATGCCAGCACGACCGTGCCCGCACCCAACCGGCTTGAAGGACGGCAGAGCGGCATGGCGCTGACCGACCGGCTGGGCTTTACCGGCCGGGCGGTGTTTGCCGTCACCCAGACCAATGGCAATCTGGTCGCGCGCACCACGGTTGATTTCAGCACACTCGGTGCCGGCGCGACCATCGGTGATGCGATTGCGGCGATCAATGCCGGGCTGGGCGGGGCCGCGACCGCGACCTGGAACAATGGCCAGCTGTCGATCACCGCTGCCGCGCCCGGCAATGGCGTGGTGATCGCGCAGGATCCGGCGCAGCCGAGCAGCCGGGCCGGTGTCGGCTTTTCGCAGTTTTTCGGCCTCAACGATATCATCACCAGCCCGCGCGGCACGCTGGTTCCGCCCGGCTTCATCGGCACCGACGCGCATGGCTTCACGACCGGCGAGACGGTCGAGCTGCTGGTGCGCGACCCCAATGGCCGCGTCGTCGCGCGCCAGACGCTGTCCCCGGCAACCGGCGGCACGTTCAACGATCTGACCACGGCTCTGAATGGCGGTCCGCTGAGCGCCTTTGGCAGTTTCGCGCTCGATGCGCGCGGGCGGATGCAGTTCACTCCCAATGCCGCGATCCCGACCGCGTCGGTCAGCATCACGTCGGATTCGACCAGCCGGTTCGGCACGGGCAGGTCCTTCGCCTCGCTGATGGGCCTGTCGGGCGATAACAGCGGCCTCAATCTTGCGGAGGTCAAGCCGGACGTGCTGGCAACCGCCCAGCGCCTGCCGCTCGCGCGGTTCAACCTCGCGGCCACGGTCGGCCAGCCCGCGATCGGCGCCGGCGACAATCGCGGCGCGACCGCCTTTGTCGATGAACTGGCCCGGCCGGTCGATCTCGGGCGCAACCGCATCGTCGCGATGGAACGCTATGCCAGCCTGGTGCTCGGCCGGGCGGGCATGGACGCCGCCCAGGCACAGGATCAGCTGGTCGACGCCACCGCCCGCCGCGAGGATGCGGTCAACCGGCGTGACAATTTCTCCGGCGTCAACATCGACGAGGAGCTGTCACAGCTTGTCGTCCTGCAGAACAGCTATTCGGCCGCCGCGCGCGTGATGAGCACGGCGACCGAAATGTACGACACCCTGATCGCCATGGTCGGCTGAAAGGAAAACCGATGACCCGCGTCGCCACCATTCCCAATCAGCGCATCCTGTTTGGCGCCATCGGCAAGTCGCAGCAGAAGCTGGCCGAAACCCAGATCCAGATGGCCACCGGCAAAAAGGCCCAGGATTTCGCATCGCTGGGCGTCGAGGCCGTGCGCAACCTGTCGGCGCGCACGCTCGTCGCGCGGCAGGAGGCGCATGGCGCAGTCGCCAAGCGGCTCAACACCACGCTTGCCATTGTCGACGCCAATCTGGGCGGCGCCGAGGAATCGCTGACCAAGGTCCGCAACGACATTTTGAAGACGGTCGGGACCGGCCAGTCGACCGGGCTGCAGGAAGCGATCGAGGAGGCGTTCCAGCGCTTCCGCTATGCGATGAACGCCGATGAAGGCGGGCTGCCGCTGTTTGCGGGCTCCCAGACCAACCAGCCGCCCTTTCAGCCGGCGTCGCTGGCCGACACGATCGGCCTGTCGACCGCCGATGCCTTCACCAACGACAATGTGAAGGCTGCGGCCCGCGTCGCTGACGGGCTGAATGTCGAATATGGCATCGTCGCCGACGAGATTGGCGCGCGCTTCTTCGAGGCGTTCCGCACGATTGCCGAGGCCGGCACGATCGACAATCAGCCGACCGCCGCGCAGCTGGACGCGCTCAACGACGCCGTCGCCCTGCTCGACGAGGGGCTGAAGACGCTGCGCACCGTCAATGGCGAAAATGGCCGCCGCCGGGCGCAGATCGAGACGCTCGAAACCCGCGCAGAGGAACGCACGCTGCTGCTCAAGGAGCTGATCTCGGAAAACGAGGATGCAGACCTGTCCCAGGTGGCTTCGGAACTGGTGCAGCGGCGCACGACGCTCGAGGCGAGCTACCAGACCTTTGCCCGGCTGTCGGGGCTGAGCCTGGTGAATTTCCTGCGCTGATCCCGGCCGGGGCGGCAAGTGCCGCCGGAGGGGTGAACAAAAAAAGGCGTCGCGGCACGGAGCCGCGACGCCCTTTTTTTCATGCGCGCAACCGCAGGTGCGGGCAGGACCACCGCAAACTGGCGCAACCCGGACCGGGGCGCGGGACAATGGAATGCCGCCGGTCTCAGATACCGGCGGCGATGCGCAGGGCGATCGCGCGCAATGCCTCGAAATTGGTGACCTTCACCTCTTCGGGATGCTCGATGCCCAGAATCTCTTCGTCGCAGGACTGGGAGTGGTCGGCCGCCGCCCAGCGGCCATTGCCGAGCGATCGCAGCGGCAGGATCGGCGGACGGGTCGGATCTTCGGGATTGACCGAGGTAACGACCGCGAGGCTGCCCGACTCGAGGCGGACAAGCGCGCCGACCGGATAGATGCCGATGCTGCCGACAAAAGACTCGAGCAGCCCGGCGTCGAAATGGCCGTGCCAGCTGCGCATCCGCTGGATCGCCTCGCCGGGGTTCCAGGCGCGCTTATAGGCGCGGTCGGAGGTGATGGCGTCATAGACGTCGCAGATCGCGCCCATGCGCGCGAACTGGGTCAGCCGCCGGCCTTCAAGTCCGTAGGGATAGCCGGTGCCGTCGACGCGTTCGTGATGATGCAGGCAGACATCGCGCGCCGCCTCGGGCACGTCGCTGCTTTCCGACAGCAGCACGAAGCCGCGTTCGGGATGGGTCTTCATCGTCTGGAACTCGGCCGGATCGAGCGGCCCGGGCTTGTCCAGGATCGCGCGCGGCATCGCCGCCTTGCCGATATCGTGCAGCAGCCCGGCAAAGCCAGCCTCGCGCACCTCGCTCTCGCTCAGGCCGAGATGACGGGCAAAGTTGATCATCAGCCCGCACACCGCGACCGAGTGCATATAGGTATATTCATGCTTGGTCTTGAGCCGCGCGATGCTGACAAAGGCATCGGGACGGCGTGCGACCGAGGCCGCCAGCTCGTCGACCAGAACGAAAACTTCCTGGCTGTTCACGGCCTTGCCCAGCCGTGCCTCGCCGAACATGTTGGCGACCAGCCGCTTGGATTTGTTCACCAGCCGCGCGGCGCGTTCATATTCGCGCACCAGCGATGTGCGCTCGCCGGGCGGGCGCGGCGGCGTGCGCGGCGCGGGGCGCGGCGCCGCGGCCGGCTTGCGGCGCCCCGGCGGACGCTTGCTGCGGCTTTCATCGATCACCACCGCCTGCACCGGGCTGCGCCGCAACAGGTCGAGCGTGTCGGGCGACGAAATCAGGAAGCGCGAGCGCCAGAACGGATGGTCCAGCCAAGACCCTTCCAGGCGATGCACATACATGCCCAGTTCGAGATCTTTGGGGGACACACGGCGCAGCAAGATGATTCTTCCTTCCGATTATGGGATAAGGGGCAGACGCTTAACGACTCCTTGAAGACCGCTCATCCGCCCACCTTCAACCCCCGGCACCACCGTCAGCCACTAGCTTTGGTCGGCGCCTTGTCTCCGCGTCCCGCAGCCGGTGCCGCGTCGAGCAGATCGGCAAGCGATCCGCCCGGGCTGGCCGCCGGCATCGCCGCCATCGCCTCGGCAAAGCCATCGGCATCAAGCTCGTTCACCCCGCGCGTCAGCAGATCGAACGCGCGCGCGGTGGGCAAGGTCGCAAAGGCCGGCTGATAGCGGGTGCGCAGCGCCTCCAGCTCCGCCTCGCGGCCGAGCATGCCGAGCGCGATCGCGCGCCGCAGCAGCATCGCCTGGCGCACCTCGCTCATCGCGCCGCGCGCGGCCGGGGCCTCACGCCCTGCAGCATCGAGAAACCCCTGCCAGTTGCGCTGTTTCCACAGCAGCTCGGCACGCAGACCGGTAGCGTCGGGCACCTCCTGCAACACCGCAAGCGCCTCCTGCCCGCGCCCGAGCAGCTGCAGCGCAACCGCCTCCATGCGCTGCCGGTCCCACAGCATCGGCGCGGGATAGACGGTCTTGGACGTGGCGCTCATCACCTCAAGCGCGCGATCGGGATGGCCGGACAGGATGTGCAGCTTGGCGACGCGCACCGACAGCGGACCCTGGGCAATGTCCTGCGCGCGTTCGAACAGCTGGTGTTCGAGCAGTTCGGCAGCGCGCTCATACAGGCCGACCGACTGCAGCCGTTCCGACAGCCGCGCGACCATCAGATCGCCCTCTGCACCGCCGGGGCCGAGATCGCGATAATCCCAGTACAGCCCGGCCGCCTGATCGAGCGGCACGCGGCTGCCGGGATCGAGCAGCCCGGTGAGGATCGTCTGCGCCTCGCGCATCAGCGGCGGCAGATCGGGGCCGAGATCGTGATAGCGAACCAGCGTGCCCGCCGCCGACAGGGCTGCGCGGTCGTCCTTCACCTGCCGCGCCAGCTGCCAGCGCAGTTGCAGCGCGTGCTTCTCCGCCGCCCCGCCGCGCCAGGAAAAGCGCATCGCCTCGAGCCGCTTGAGCGCCTCGGCCGGCGGCAGGGTGCGGCGCTTGACGCCCACCTCAATCTCTCCGACGCGCGCCTCATATTGATCGGCTGGATTGCCCTTCTGCGCGACGCGGCCGAACAGCAGTGCCGCTTCGGCCAGCTGGCCCAGCGCCTGATGCGCCTTGGCGCGGATGAGATTGGACGTCGGGTCCGCCTCGGGCGTGTATTTGAGGATGCGCAGCGCCGCCGCCGGATCGCCCAGAACCAGTGCCGCCTCGGCCGCCGGGATCAGAAACGGGATCCGCTCCGCCGGGCGGCGGGCGGCGAGCGCGGGGGTCGCGCAGGGCAGCTGGCGCAGCGCCAGCAGCCGCGCGCCGCTGCCTGC from Sphingomonas changnyeongensis encodes:
- a CDS encoding tetratricopeptide repeat protein, yielding MARVMPLRAAALAAAAMLAALAPLRDALADTPRPPVQPAVNPPARPAATASTGPTRAAKAKADQAVAAARGPAKTPAPAQPAPGSGAAPAAGPSATAVPATDAAPMPASDPQMPPPGPARAARLPGFAPVLSDSPRIDGPASWQGKPVDDTLAALAASTPAQRQAARWDYAMSLWSAGRVPEASGVLEVMAQDDPDLVLVDNFDLARGVALTALGRFDEALTLLDRPGLAGNAEACAWRARALAGSGARLLALRQLPCATPALAARRPAERIPFLIPAAEAALVLGDPAAALRILKYTPEADPTSNLIRAKAHQALGQLAEAALLFGRVAQKGNPADQYEARVGEIEVGVKRRTLPPAEALKRLEAMRFSWRGGAAEKHALQLRWQLARQVKDDRAALSAAGTLVRYHDLGPDLPPLMREAQTILTGLLDPGSRVPLDQAAGLYWDYRDLGPGGAEGDLMVARLSERLQSVGLYERAAELLEHQLFERAQDIAQGPLSVRVAKLHILSGHPDRALEVMSATSKTVYPAPMLWDRQRMEAVALQLLGRGQEALAVLQEVPDATGLRAELLWKQRNWQGFLDAAGREAPAARGAMSEVRQAMLLRRAIALGMLGREAELEALRTRYQPAFATLPTARAFDLLTRGVNELDADGFAEAMAAMPAASPGGSLADLLDAAPAAGRGDKAPTKASG